Part of the Bacillus andreraoultii genome is shown below.
ACTAACATGAATTAAAGCTAAATAATGAAATGGTGGATATTGGCCCCTTTTTCTAACTATCATTTCATATCTGTAAAATTGTAAGTAATCATGTTGTTTAGCAAATTGCACACTATAATGTTCAGGTGTATATGTCTGAACAAAAACCTCTCCAGGTAATTTGTGACGCCCAGCACGACCACTTACTTGTGTCAATAATTGAAATGTTTTTTCACTGGAGCGAAAATCAGGTAAATGTAAGGAACTATCTGCTGATAGCACTCCTACTAATGTAATATTAGGAAAATCAAGACCTTTAGCAATCATTTGTGTACCAAGCAATATATCCGCACGTTGCTCTTGAAAAGCTGTTAATAGTTTCTCATGAGAACCTTTTCTACTCGTTGTATCCACATCCATCCGAATGACCCGGGCTTCAGGCAGTATTTTACCTAGCTCTTCCTCGACTTTTTGTGTTCCAGTTCCGAAAAAGCGAATATGATTACTTCCGCATTCTGGACAAACATTTGGTGTTCTTGCTTCAAAGCCACAATAATGACATTTCACTTGATTTGTGACTTTATGATAGGTTAGAGATATATCACAATTTGGACATTTCATTACATAACCACAATCTCGGCACATAATAAAAGAGGAATAACCCCGCCGATTTAACATGAGTACAATCTGTTCGGACTTCTCAATACGATCTTTCATTTTTTCTACTAATTGTGTTGAAAACATCGACCGATTACCTGCTTTTAATTCTTCTCGCATATCAACAATTTCCACTACAGGTAAGTGTGATTGATTCATCCGCTTTGCCATTGTCAATAATTGATAAACTCCCTTTTGGGCACGAGCGTAAGTTTCTAATGAAGGGGTTGCACTCCCTAATATTACAGGACATCGATGTGTTTTGCCACGCCAAATGGCAACTTCCCGAGCATGATAACGTGGGGAATCTTCTTGTTTATAACTAGTTTCATGTTCTTCATCAATAATAATTATTCCGATATTCTCAAAAGGAGCAAAAATTGCCGACCTTGCACCGACAACAACTTGCACCTCTTTCCGTTGAATTTTTCGCCATTCGTCATACTTTTCTCCTAATGACAAACCACTATGTAATACTGCAACATTATTTCCAAATCTACCTTTAAATCTTTCAACCATCTGTGGGGTTAGTGAAATTTCTGGAACTAAAACAATCGCTTCTTTTCCCTTTTTTATGACACGATCAATCGATTGCAAATATACTTCTGTTTTTCCACTACCAGTCACCCCGTGTAAAAGAAAAACTTGATGAGAAACTTGATCCATCGAATTGAGAATCGGTTTTATTACTTTTTCTTGCTCTTCTGTTAAAGGAAGTGGCATTGTTTGTTTAAATTCTCGATGCTTATAAGGATCACGATATTCTTCATATTCTTCCTTCTTTAATAAACCCTTTTTTTCTAGTTGATTTAACGTTGGACGGGGATTAGAAACGAATGACTCCACTTGTTTTACCGTACTAGGACCGAAATTTTCTAAGTAATAATTAATCACTTGTTTTTGTTTAGGTGCAGTAATTTTCAATTGCTCGAATTTCTTGAGAAAATCTTGTTTATTTAGTGACGGTGTAAAGTAAATGCTTTTCTTTTTGTTGCCCCGGTCTTTAATTTCGTAACTAACATGAAATAATCCTAAACGGGCTTGTCGATAAAGATATGATGTTGACACAACTTCCTCTGCATCTTTCCAGTT
Proteins encoded:
- the priA gene encoding primosomal protein N' yields the protein MKKIASVIVDVPVLQIDRPFDFLIPDDLCDHLEKGMRVIVPFGNRQVQGFVVNIKEETEVVELKEIIEPMDIEPVLNPELLELGEYIANETLCLKISAYQVMLPPALKAKYDKFLTLDDEKRMDQFPSELKKLFNQKKKVNWKDAEEVVSTSYLYRQARLGLFHVSYEIKDRGNKKKSIYFTPSLNKQDFLKKFEQLKITAPKQKQVINYYLENFGPSTVKQVESFVSNPRPTLNQLEKKGLLKKEEYEEYRDPYKHREFKQTMPLPLTEEQEKVIKPILNSMDQVSHQVFLLHGVTGSGKTEVYLQSIDRVIKKGKEAIVLVPEISLTPQMVERFKGRFGNNVAVLHSGLSLGEKYDEWRKIQRKEVQVVVGARSAIFAPFENIGIIIIDEEHETSYKQEDSPRYHAREVAIWRGKTHRCPVILGSATPSLETYARAQKGVYQLLTMAKRMNQSHLPVVEIVDMREELKAGNRSMFSTQLVEKMKDRIEKSEQIVLMLNRRGYSSFIMCRDCGYVMKCPNCDISLTYHKVTNQVKCHYCGFEARTPNVCPECGSNHIRFFGTGTQKVEEELGKILPEARVIRMDVDTTSRKGSHEKLLTAFQEQRADILLGTQMIAKGLDFPNITLVGVLSADSSLHLPDFRSSEKTFQLLTQVSGRAGRHKLPGEVFVQTYTPEHYSVQFAKQHDYLQFYRYEMIVRKRGQYPPFHYLALIHVSHENLQYTYSVAEKISSFLRNQLSNGTIVLGPAASPIIKIKNRYRYQCLVKYKVEPNLIPTFKKIIEHFHEEQLKKNLTISIDLNPYSMM